TACTATAAAAACCGCAAGCTGAATTATTGCTGAACAATTATCAAGCAGCTATCGTTCGATTACGGAACGGTTCATATTTACTTTCTAGCTCACAGCTTTCTAGCTCACAACCTTCTCGCTCAAAACTTTCTAGGTAACTTCTTTGTTGCTAAAGACATGATTTACATGAGCCAAAACAAACAAGAATAAGTCACTGCTTTCCTGCTTGTTATAATGTTCCTATATGGTAATAAATCCAATCTAAGTAGCAACACATGACTGCAATTAGCAATCTCAACATGAATTTTGAACAGCGCGTGGTTGTATCAACAGCACAGCAAAACTGGCTGGCCAGCCCCAAGGCTGGAGTATGGCGCAAGCCTTTGGCCCGAGAGGAGGCAGAACAAGGCCATGCGACTAGCATAGTGCGTTATGACGCTGGCGCTTCTTTTTCAGAGCATAACCACCCGTTAGGTGAAGAGATTCTGGTATTAGATGGCGTATTTTCAGATCAAACCGGTGACTATCCAGCGGGTACTTATATTCGTAACCCCAAAGGTTTTGTGCATGCCCCTTACTCTGAGCATGGCTGCACGTTATTCGTCAAATTACATCAGTTCCAAGAGTCTGACACCACACAAGTCAGGGTGAATACGCAAACGACAGCCTGGTTACCTGGCCAAGGCGGATTGCAAGTGATGCCATTGCATGAGCATGAAGGAGAGCACGTCGCTTTAGTGAAATGGCCTGCAGGTGAG
This Thalassotalea euphylliae DNA region includes the following protein-coding sequences:
- a CDS encoding cupin domain-containing protein, whose product is MTAISNLNMNFEQRVVVSTAQQNWLASPKAGVWRKPLAREEAEQGHATSIVRYDAGASFSEHNHPLGEEILVLDGVFSDQTGDYPAGTYIRNPKGFVHAPYSEHGCTLFVKLHQFQESDTTQVRVNTQTTAWLPGQGGLQVMPLHEHEGEHVALVKWPAGEKFKPHRHFGGEEILVLSGEFKDELGSYPTGTWLRSPHMSQHHPFVEQETIIWVKTGHLPFDPYQAV